Part of the Odocoileus virginianus isolate 20LAN1187 ecotype Illinois chromosome 27, Ovbor_1.2, whole genome shotgun sequence genome is shown below.
AATTCGGTGGCGCAGACGCCATTTTACTTTCTCTCAGAGGAAACTGCGTTCAAAATGCCGGAACCAGCCAAGTCCGCACCGGCCCCTAAAAAGGGCTCCAAAAAAGCGGTGACCCAAGGCTCAGAAGAAGGACGGCAAGAAGCGCAAGCGCAGCCGCAAGGAGAGCTACTCCGTGTACGTGTACAAGGTGCTGAAGCAGGTCCACCCGGACACCGGCATCTCATCCAAGGCCATGGGCATCATGAACTCCTTCGTCAACGACATCTTCGAGCGCATCGCGGGCGAGGCGTCGCGCCTGGCGCATTACAACAAGCGCTCGACCATCACATCCAGGGAGATCCAGACGGCCGTGCGCCTGCTGCTGCCCGGGGAGCTGGCCAAACACGCCGTGTCCGAGGGCACCAAGGCCGTCACCAAGTACACCAGCTCCAAGTAGATATATTTGTAGTAACTATCAACCCCAAAGGCTCTTTTCAGAGCCACCTCATGTTTTCACTATCAGAGCTGCGCACGAGAGTGAATACGAGCCGTAAAATACGTGTTATCATAAACACTGATTTATCAAAGCACTTAGGTAGCCGACTTAATGCCTACGCTTTATACCAACGGTTCCACTTACAAAGGTCCCCAGCAGCCTAACTGAATGTCGGCTGAAATAACCTGCTAACCTCAATTCTTGGAGCTCCAAGTTATCTTCATAAAGTTTGTACAGGGTCCTCCGCTGGCTTCTATGGGCACTTTATGAATCTGTGATCTTGGTTATTTGTAAACTGTCACTCTGCGGAATTCGAGAGGCAGCCTTTAGGTTTGAAAATCCCTCTCTCTAAAACCGGAACTTTGTAAGTATGACGTTGTGGGTCTCTACCCAGATTCTTTTGTGTGGATCCagggcttccctcctagctcagtcggtaaagaatctgcctgcaatgcaggagaaatgggttcgaCTCCTGGATCGGGAAAaccccctgaggaaggaaatggtaacacactccagtattcttgcctggagaatcccatggacagaggagccttgcgggctacacagtccatggggtcgcaagagtcggacacgactgattttTCACTACTACTACTTTCTTTTACTCCCTCTCACCTACCCTAGGTCTTTGCCTAGGGCTTTCGAGTACTGGCTAAGCATTTTATCTAAGATTCTTTACATGTTTGCTGGCTGCATCTCTCCAGTAAGGGGAcaagttatttttttatcttcCTCCTGGATTTTAAAGAGGCTCTCATcattcgattttttttttttaagaatacaatCATCCCAGTCTCCTGACTCATTTTACAAACTAAACTTGGAAAGTTCACAGAATTCTGTGTTCAGCCGACTCAGTCTTCTCACCGGTGCGGCCACATACTATGAAACCTGTCTCAACAATCTCCATTCCGTCCGGTCACTGTGATCTTCCGAGCCCATCCCCCTATCCTGCCTCTAGTCCTCCCCGCGCTCAGTTCAGAAAAGGCAGCGATCCTGGTGACAAAGAAAAGGGTCCTCAGCGCCGGCTCAGAACGCAAACAAGAACTGTGGATTTAAAGATGCTTTTTAATGTTGTGAGCCGAACACCGAGGTTTGAAAGCCTACGGTTTATGCTCAAGAGAATAAATCCCGAAATATAAAAGGCAGGGCTCTTACTCATTTCTCCGGAAACTGCAAGGTAGAGGCGTCCTTTTGGAAGTTAGGAATGAAGGGTTCGGTTAAGGGCACCTCACCCACACCTGGAAATGCCAAATCCACCCAAGAACTGCTATTATTGTCTCAGAAACAATCCTAGGCGGCCTCCCTGGCCAGTCTATCCGAGTTCCCTTTTATTGtctaaaaaaggtaaaaaataagcACAAGGATACAAACCAGTTTATTTTCAGGTTGCCAATTACAATTGCTCTTGGACTGATTCTGATCACCTTGCTTTGAGTTTGTGGTGATACTGaaactcttctgtccatagtGAATTTGGTTTCTATTCCAGAGTCACCGTGGGGGGCTTTATatttcgcttttttttttttaactggctcACAGCCTTTGGGATCCCCCATCACACAGAAATCAAAAAATCTATGCTATGGCCACAAGCCCTGCAAAGTCTGGCCCTCATCTCTCTCCAACCCAAactaaaatgatttcttttttctctattttgttttgtgtttcttcaTTGCTTTTGGTTTTGTTCCCACCACCCTCCTTCCCCTGCATCCTTTAAACTGTGGGCCTCTTTCTCCAGCCTCCAGGCCTCTGCAATTATTTTTTGCCTGAAGTGTTCCTGATTCCACATCCATCCCCAGCATATACACAGTTTATTGACTGCAACTCCAATTTCAGCCTAATGACTACATTCTTGGGGAAGCTGAACTCCACTGTTTAAGGCTCTCAGAGCCACAAACAACTGGCTGTATAcccaccctcaccaccaccccccccaattAATCAATACTGAGGGACTTGGGTGAAATCAGAACCCCACTCCTGAGCCTAAGAGAGG
Proteins encoded:
- the LOC110132942 gene encoding LOW QUALITY PROTEIN: histone H2B type 1-C/E/F/G/I-like (The sequence of the model RefSeq protein was modified relative to this genomic sequence to represent the inferred CDS: deleted 1 base in 1 codon), giving the protein MPEPAKSAPAPKKGSKKAVTKAQKKDGKKRKRSRKESYSVYVYKVLKQVHPDTGISSKAMGIMNSFVNDIFERIAGEASRLAHYNKRSTITSREIQTAVRLLLPGELAKHAVSEGTKAVTKYTSSK